A single window of Polaribacter sp. SA4-10 DNA harbors:
- a CDS encoding DUF4252 domain-containing protein codes for MKRLATIFFASFIVNVSAQEVAFNKFYKTNKDKSTFSINLSASLAGSFLDNEDDGDIMNVIKKSSDFKLMIFNNEDHTISKDFNKFKRKNNLKTLVRVKDKDSKAELYFIKKNNYIREIIIRANSDDDKLVLFGLKTKITKDELSAMMSSSDINISSN; via the coding sequence ATGAAACGATTAGCAACAATTTTCTTCGCATCATTTATAGTAAATGTATCAGCACAAGAAGTAGCTTTTAACAAATTCTATAAAACCAATAAAGACAAATCAACTTTTTCAATCAATTTATCAGCTTCTTTAGCAGGTTCTTTTTTAGACAATGAAGATGATGGAGATATTATGAATGTAATTAAAAAATCTAGTGACTTTAAATTAATGATTTTTAATAATGAAGATCATACTATCTCAAAAGATTTTAACAAATTCAAAAGAAAAAACAACTTAAAAACTCTTGTTAGAGTAAAAGATAAAGACAGTAAAGCTGAATTATATTTTATTAAAAAAAACAATTACATAAGAGAAATTATTATAAGAGCAAATAGTGATGATGATAAACTCGTTTTATTTGGCTTAAAGACCAAAATAACAAAAGATGAGTTATCAGCTATGATGTCTTCATCAGATATAAATATATCTTCCAATTAA
- a CDS encoding arsenate reductase family protein: MKKVYFLQTCDTCRRILKEVNTAGFDRQEIKAKPVTVAQLEEMYTLSNSYEALFNKRAKLYKSMDLKSQIISEAEYRQYILEEYTFLKRPVFIVEDEIFIGNSKKVIELLKEKIG; the protein is encoded by the coding sequence ATGAAGAAAGTCTACTTTTTACAAACTTGCGATACTTGCAGAAGAATTTTAAAAGAAGTGAATACAGCTGGTTTTGATCGACAAGAAATAAAAGCAAAACCTGTAACTGTAGCTCAATTAGAGGAAATGTATACGCTTTCTAATAGTTATGAAGCCTTGTTTAATAAACGTGCAAAGTTGTATAAATCTATGGATTTAAAAAGTCAAATTATTTCTGAAGCAGAGTATAGACAATACATTTTAGAGGAATATACTTTTTTAAAGCGACCTGTTTTTATCGTTGAGGATGAAATTTTTATTGGAAATAGTAAAAAAGTAATAGAATTATTAAAAGAGAAGATTGGATAA
- a CDS encoding DinB family protein — translation MTTQFDVLKKSRALILKVIDGLTIEQLHAIPTGFKNNIAWNVAHIVITQQLLHYKLSGLDCLCPDELIEEHKKGTLPTKNFTEEEFEEVKDLLAGLPDTLEEDFEAGIFENYTEYPTSTGFVLNSIETAISFNNFHEGIHLGIIMCIKKLV, via the coding sequence ATGACGACACAATTTGATGTTTTAAAAAAATCTAGAGCGCTAATTTTAAAAGTTATCGATGGATTAACAATTGAGCAATTACATGCGATTCCAACAGGGTTTAAAAACAATATTGCTTGGAATGTTGCACATATAGTTATTACTCAACAATTATTACATTATAAATTATCAGGTTTAGACTGTTTATGTCCAGATGAATTAATTGAAGAACATAAAAAAGGCACTTTACCTACAAAAAATTTTACGGAAGAAGAGTTTGAAGAAGTAAAAGATTTATTAGCTGGTTTACCAGACACCTTAGAGGAAGATTTTGAAGCAGGTATTTTTGAAAATTACACAGAATACCCAACAAGTACAGGTTTCGTTTTAAATTCAATAGAAACGGCAATTAGTTTCAATAATTTTCATGAAGGAATACATTTAGGAATTATTATGTGTATAAAAAAATTAGTATAA
- a CDS encoding sodium:proton antiporter encodes MDYFLIATVLIVLSAAFGYINTKFLKLPNTIGLMLITILFTLAVFALSYFDDTLLIKERELITSIDFKTVLLDIMLSFLLFAGALHTNFQQLKIQRKPVLIFATLGTLISTFLTGILVFYALKIIHLDVDFIYCLLFGALISPTDPIAVLGIMKKVGAPKKLETKIVGESLFNDGVGVVIFLTIYQIAKGGSEISVSHIAELFLVEVGGGIILGGIIGWVTYRLLKSIDDYDTEVIITLAAVMGGTLCAQKLHLSAPLAIVTAGLIIGTDTVRKSSMSDVTEVYVDKFWELIDVLLNTVLFVMIGMEILVLTLDASYILAGFITIPLLLIARYISLLLPIKLYAKKLDFVPKTNLIMTWGGLRGGISIALALSLTQTMERDLFLVMTYIIVVFSILIQGLTVGKLIKKFT; translated from the coding sequence ATGGATTATTTCTTAATAGCAACCGTTCTAATAGTGCTGTCAGCAGCTTTTGGATATATTAATACAAAGTTTTTGAAGCTGCCAAATACTATAGGTTTAATGCTGATAACCATACTGTTTACATTAGCCGTTTTTGCTTTAAGTTATTTTGATGACACCTTACTTATCAAAGAAAGAGAACTCATTACAAGTATTGATTTTAAAACAGTTCTTTTAGATATTATGCTAAGTTTTTTGCTATTTGCAGGAGCTTTACATACCAATTTTCAGCAATTAAAAATTCAACGAAAACCAGTATTAATTTTTGCAACTTTAGGAACTTTAATATCTACTTTTTTAACAGGTATACTTGTTTTTTACGCACTTAAAATAATACATCTTGATGTTGATTTTATCTATTGCTTATTGTTTGGAGCATTGATTTCACCTACAGATCCTATAGCTGTTTTAGGAATTATGAAAAAAGTTGGCGCTCCAAAAAAATTAGAAACAAAAATTGTTGGAGAGTCATTATTCAATGACGGAGTTGGAGTTGTAATCTTTTTAACAATCTATCAAATAGCAAAAGGTGGTAGCGAAATATCTGTAAGTCATATCGCAGAATTATTTTTAGTTGAAGTAGGTGGAGGTATTATTCTTGGAGGTATTATTGGTTGGGTAACTTACAGATTACTAAAAAGCATTGATGATTATGACACAGAAGTTATTATAACATTAGCTGCCGTTATGGGAGGAACGTTATGTGCCCAAAAGCTCCACTTATCGGCACCATTAGCAATCGTTACAGCAGGTTTAATTATTGGTACAGATACAGTTAGAAAATCTTCTATGAGTGACGTTACAGAAGTGTATGTAGATAAATTTTGGGAATTAATAGACGTTCTTTTAAATACGGTTCTTTTTGTTATGATTGGAATGGAAATTCTAGTTTTAACCTTAGATGCAAGTTACATTTTGGCTGGTTTTATAACAATTCCGTTATTATTAATTGCAAGATATATTTCGTTATTATTACCAATAAAACTCTATGCGAAAAAATTAGATTTTGTTCCGAAAACAAATTTAATTATGACTTGGGGTGGCTTAAGAGGAGGTATTTCTATTGCTTTAGCTTTGAGCCTAACCCAAACAATGGAGCGTGATTTATTTTTAGTAATGACCTATATAATTGTTGTGTTTTCAATACTTATTCAAGGATTAACAGTTGGGAAATTAATAAAAAAATTCACTTAA
- a CDS encoding cystathionine gamma-synthase, protein MKFNTKTIHGGQKPEEATGAVMPPIFQTSTFAQSSPGVHKGYGYARGANPTRTALENSFAAIENGTHGFAFSSGMSAIDCVLRLLNPGDEVIAGDDLYGGTYRMFTQLFKKYGLEFTFVDMDSVTNVTDAINERTKLVWLETPTNPLMKIADIEAISTAVKDVNSDILISVDNTFATPYLQQPLTLGADIVMHSATKYLGGHSDLIMGALIVKDAKLADDIHFIQFAAGAIAGPMDSFLALRGIKTLHLRMQRHCENGKAVANFLKNHPKVGLVYYPGFESHPNHEIAKKQMKDFGGMVSFHLKDKSKEATFKFLENTHLFTLAESLGGVESLANHPTTMSHASIPEPERLKIGITDSLIRLSVGIEDEEDLLKDLEQALNR, encoded by the coding sequence ATGAAATTCAACACAAAAACAATTCACGGAGGTCAAAAACCAGAAGAAGCTACAGGCGCAGTAATGCCTCCAATATTTCAAACATCTACATTTGCACAATCTAGTCCTGGTGTACATAAAGGATATGGATATGCTAGAGGAGCAAACCCAACAAGAACTGCATTAGAGAATAGTTTTGCAGCAATTGAAAACGGAACTCATGGTTTTGCATTTTCATCAGGCATGTCTGCAATAGACTGTGTTTTACGGTTATTAAACCCAGGAGATGAGGTTATTGCTGGAGATGACTTATATGGAGGAACCTACAGAATGTTTACTCAATTATTCAAAAAATACGGATTAGAATTTACTTTTGTTGATATGGATTCTGTTACAAATGTTACAGATGCAATTAATGAAAGAACGAAATTAGTTTGGTTAGAAACACCAACAAATCCATTAATGAAAATTGCAGATATTGAGGCAATTTCAACTGCTGTGAAAGACGTAAACTCTGACATATTAATTTCTGTAGACAACACTTTTGCAACTCCTTATTTACAACAACCTTTAACTTTAGGAGCAGATATTGTAATGCATTCTGCAACAAAATACTTAGGAGGACACTCAGATTTAATAATGGGAGCTTTAATAGTTAAAGATGCAAAATTAGCTGATGACATTCATTTTATTCAGTTTGCTGCAGGAGCAATTGCTGGCCCAATGGATTCTTTTTTGGCATTGCGTGGGATAAAAACATTACACCTTAGAATGCAACGTCATTGTGAAAATGGAAAAGCAGTTGCTAATTTCTTAAAGAATCACCCAAAAGTTGGATTGGTTTATTATCCAGGTTTTGAAAGTCATCCAAACCATGAAATTGCAAAAAAACAAATGAAAGATTTTGGAGGAATGGTTTCTTTTCATTTAAAAGATAAAAGCAAAGAAGCTACTTTTAAATTTTTAGAAAACACTCATCTTTTTACGTTAGCAGAATCTTTAGGAGGTGTAGAAAGTTTAGCAAATCATCCAACAACAATGTCACACGCTTCAATTCCTGAACCAGAACGTTTAAAAATAGGAATTACAGATTCTTTAATTAGACTAAGTGTAGGTATAGAAGATGAAGAAGATTTATTGAAAGACTTAGAGCAAGCCTTGAATAGATAA
- a CDS encoding Ig-like domain-containing protein: MKHIFRFFFYTIILAIIFNCARTGRPDGGPKDEEAPLFVTSNPPYETLNFDKKEIKIYFNEYVKLKDINKQLVVSPPLKSPALITPQGSASKFINIKILDTLVKNTTYIFNFGNAVEDNNEGIPLEGFKYVFSTGNYIDSLKSKGTIKDALLDKTPDNINVLLYKIDSSFTDSIIFKKKPNYVTNTLDTTNFNFSNLKKGKYLMIALKETSNDYLFNPKTEKIGFYSDTISLPQDSIIEKPIMLFNEIQPYKFKRGKELSKGKIAFGYEGEVKDFKVKIQSEVPENFKSISKFEIDKDTLNYWFTPFELDSLNFIVSNASFLDTVTVKLRKKKIDSLIVNSSISGSFHFRDTFFLKTNNPIVKIDTSKIKLTDKDTISVPFSSFISLKENKIGLFFDKKQKDSYNIKIFPGALADVFEQQNDTLNFNLRTKDIEDYGRITLNIVNTDAENLIIELLSGKDKSNLIERRFVKASETLQFDLLEPKEYSLRAIVDSNKNNKWDTGNYLKKLLPEKIIYFNTTLKLRANYYLNETFIVIN, encoded by the coding sequence GTGAAACACATATTTAGATTCTTTTTTTACACAATTATTTTAGCAATTATTTTTAATTGCGCAAGAACAGGTAGGCCAGATGGTGGCCCAAAAGATGAAGAAGCACCCTTATTTGTTACTTCTAATCCGCCTTATGAAACTTTAAATTTTGATAAAAAAGAAATTAAAATTTATTTTAATGAGTATGTCAAACTTAAAGATATAAATAAGCAACTGGTGGTTTCTCCACCATTAAAAAGTCCTGCATTAATAACGCCTCAAGGATCTGCAAGTAAATTTATAAATATTAAAATATTAGATACTTTAGTTAAAAATACTACCTATATTTTTAATTTTGGAAATGCCGTTGAAGACAATAATGAGGGTATTCCATTAGAGGGGTTTAAATATGTTTTTTCAACAGGAAACTATATAGATTCGTTAAAATCTAAAGGAACAATTAAAGATGCTTTATTAGATAAAACGCCTGATAATATTAATGTTTTATTATATAAAATTGATAGTTCTTTTACAGATTCAATTATATTCAAAAAGAAACCAAATTATGTTACAAATACTTTAGATACCACAAATTTTAACTTTTCTAACCTTAAAAAAGGGAAGTATTTAATGATTGCATTGAAAGAAACTTCAAATGATTACTTATTTAACCCAAAAACAGAAAAAATAGGTTTTTATTCTGATACTATTTCATTACCACAAGATAGTATTATAGAAAAACCAATTATGTTATTTAATGAAATACAGCCCTACAAGTTTAAACGAGGAAAAGAACTTAGTAAAGGTAAAATTGCTTTTGGTTATGAAGGAGAAGTAAAAGATTTTAAAGTTAAAATTCAATCTGAAGTTCCAGAAAATTTTAAAAGCATTTCAAAGTTTGAAATAGATAAAGACACTTTAAATTACTGGTTTACACCTTTTGAACTAGATTCATTGAATTTTATTGTTTCAAATGCCAGTTTTTTAGATACTGTAACAGTAAAACTAAGAAAAAAGAAAATAGATTCTCTAATTGTTAACTCTTCTATAAGTGGCTCATTTCACTTTAGAGACACGTTCTTTTTAAAAACCAATAACCCAATTGTAAAAATAGATACAAGTAAAATTAAATTAACAGATAAAGATACAATTTCAGTCCCTTTTTCTAGTTTTATTTCTTTAAAGGAAAATAAAATAGGGCTTTTTTTTGATAAAAAACAGAAAGACAGTTATAATATTAAAATTTTTCCAGGCGCACTCGCTGATGTTTTTGAGCAACAAAATGATACCTTAAACTTTAATTTAAGAACCAAAGATATTGAAGATTATGGTAGAATTACGTTAAATATTGTAAATACAGATGCTGAAAATTTAATTATCGAACTTCTTTCTGGAAAAGATAAGAGTAATCTTATAGAACGAAGGTTTGTTAAAGCGTCAGAGACATTACAGTTTGACCTCCTAGAACCTAAAGAATATAGTCTTAGAGCTATAGTAGATAGTAATAAAAACAATAAATGGGATACAGGTAATTACCTTAAAAAATTACTTCCTGAAAAGATTATTTATTTTAATACTACTTTAAAATTAAGAGCAAATTACTACTTAAATGAGACTTTTATTGTTATAAATTAA
- a CDS encoding ComF family protein — translation MQILKDFFQLFYPKLCANCQNQLIINEKVLCTFCRHDLPLTNFVNYRDNKIAQSFYGKIAIEKANSLLFYRKEGITKRLIHDLKYKGNQEIGTFFGNWLGEILKENKQFSDVNYIIPVPLHQKKLKQRGFNQVTKFGEALSNFLEVLFIEDILIRTSASKTQTFKARFERFNNLETKFLLNDHLIFKDKHVLLIDDVITTGATLEACAKELQKTAGIKISILTMAYTE, via the coding sequence ATGCAAATTTTAAAAGACTTTTTCCAACTATTCTATCCCAAATTATGTGCAAATTGCCAAAATCAATTAATAATTAATGAAAAGGTTTTATGTACTTTTTGCAGACATGATTTGCCGTTAACCAATTTTGTAAATTATCGTGATAACAAAATTGCGCAAAGTTTTTACGGGAAAATAGCAATTGAAAAGGCTAATTCTTTGCTCTTTTACAGGAAAGAAGGAATTACAAAAAGGTTAATACATGATTTAAAATACAAAGGAAATCAAGAAATTGGAACTTTCTTTGGGAATTGGTTGGGAGAAATTTTGAAAGAAAATAAGCAATTTTCTGATGTTAATTATATTATTCCTGTTCCTCTTCATCAAAAAAAATTAAAACAAAGAGGGTTTAATCAAGTAACAAAATTTGGAGAAGCTTTAAGTAATTTTCTAGAAGTTTTATTTATTGAAGATATATTAATTAGAACTTCTGCATCAAAAACACAAACTTTTAAAGCCCGCTTTGAACGTTTTAATAATTTAGAAACAAAATTTTTACTCAATGATCATTTAATCTTTAAAGACAAACATGTTTTATTAATTGATGACGTTATAACTACGGGTGCAACTTTAGAGGCTTGTGCAAAAGAACTACAAAAAACAGCGGGTATTAAAATCAGTATTTTAACAATGGCGTATACTGAATGA
- a CDS encoding class I SAM-dependent methyltransferase produces the protein MTSRIKFFKEAVKNLKTLGTVTPSSRFLANRMLKEIDFSKVEVLVELGPGSGAITKHILNNLPPNATLICFEINETFYSQLLEIKHTQLIVIKSSAEKIEEELNKLGFSKTCHIISSLPLTIIPEVVSSEILDKSFQVLENGGTYIQFQYSLTYFKKLKTVFNKSISLDFEPLNLPPAFVYRCKKVV, from the coding sequence TTGACAAGCAGGATAAAGTTCTTTAAAGAAGCTGTAAAAAACCTTAAAACACTAGGCACTGTAACTCCTAGTTCGCGTTTTTTAGCGAATAGGATGTTAAAAGAAATTGATTTCTCTAAAGTTGAAGTTTTAGTTGAATTAGGTCCTGGAAGTGGTGCTATTACAAAGCATATTTTAAACAACTTACCACCAAATGCAACTTTAATTTGTTTTGAAATTAACGAGACTTTCTACAGTCAATTACTAGAAATTAAACACACACAACTAATTGTTATTAAGTCTTCTGCAGAAAAAATAGAAGAAGAACTTAATAAGTTAGGTTTTTCAAAAACTTGTCATATTATTTCAAGTTTGCCTCTTACTATTATTCCAGAAGTAGTTTCATCAGAAATTTTAGACAAGTCGTTTCAAGTATTAGAAAATGGTGGAACTTATATTCAATTTCAATATAGTTTAACCTATTTTAAAAAATTAAAAACAGTTTTTAACAAATCTATTTCCTTAGATTTTGAGCCATTAAACCTTCCTCCAGCTTTTGTTTACCGCTGTAAAAAAGTCGTTTAA
- a CDS encoding glycine--tRNA ligase produces MAKQEDQFKKVLSHAKEYGYVFQSSEIYDGLSAVYDYAQNGVELKKNIRDYWWKAMVQMNENIVGIDASILMHPTTWKASGHVDAFNDPLIDNKDSKKRYRADVLIEDYCAKIEGKINKEVAKAEKRFGDTFNKEEFISTNGRVVGYQEKINTILARMGTSLENEDLVDVKALIEELEIADPLTGSRNWTDVKQFNLMFGTKLGASAETAMDLYLRPETAQGIFVNFLNVQKTGRMKIPFGIAQTGKAFRNEIVARQFIFRMREFEQMEMQFFVKPGTQKEWYDQWKETRLKWHLSLGLGAENYRFHDHDKLAHYADAAADIEFNFPFGFKELEGIHSRTDFDLKAHEKFSGKKLQYFDHEENKSYVPYVVETSIGLDRMFLAVFSNSLVEEALENGTTRTVLKLPAVLAPFKAAIFPLVKKDGLPEVARTIMDDLKWDFNVFYDEKDAVGKRYRRQDAAGTPFCITVDHDTLEDNCVTIRHRDTMEQKRVAISDLKDIIKAEVDVKNWLQKM; encoded by the coding sequence ATGGCAAAACAAGAAGATCAATTTAAAAAAGTACTATCGCACGCAAAAGAATATGGTTATGTATTTCAATCTAGTGAAATTTATGACGGTTTAAGCGCGGTTTACGATTACGCTCAAAATGGTGTTGAGTTAAAGAAAAATATTAGAGATTATTGGTGGAAAGCAATGGTTCAAATGAATGAGAACATTGTAGGTATTGATGCCTCTATCTTAATGCACCCTACAACTTGGAAAGCTTCTGGTCATGTAGATGCATTTAACGATCCTTTAATTGACAATAAAGATTCAAAGAAAAGATATAGAGCAGATGTTTTAATTGAAGATTATTGCGCTAAAATTGAAGGAAAAATTAATAAAGAAGTAGCCAAAGCAGAAAAGCGTTTTGGAGACACTTTTAATAAAGAGGAGTTTATTTCTACTAACGGAAGAGTTGTTGGTTATCAAGAAAAAATAAATACTATTCTTGCAAGAATGGGCACCTCTTTAGAAAACGAAGATTTAGTAGATGTAAAAGCATTAATTGAAGAATTAGAAATAGCAGATCCTTTAACTGGCTCTAGAAACTGGACAGACGTTAAGCAGTTTAACTTAATGTTTGGAACAAAATTAGGTGCTTCTGCAGAAACTGCAATGGATTTATATTTACGTCCAGAAACAGCTCAAGGAATTTTTGTGAACTTTTTAAATGTTCAAAAAACTGGGCGAATGAAAATTCCTTTTGGAATTGCGCAAACAGGAAAAGCTTTTAGAAATGAAATTGTTGCAAGGCAATTTATTTTTAGAATGCGTGAATTTGAACAAATGGAAATGCAATTTTTTGTAAAACCAGGAACTCAAAAAGAATGGTATGATCAATGGAAAGAAACACGTTTAAAATGGCACTTATCTTTAGGATTGGGCGCTGAAAATTATCGTTTTCATGACCATGATAAATTAGCACATTACGCAGATGCAGCAGCAGATATTGAGTTTAATTTCCCTTTTGGATTTAAAGAATTAGAAGGAATTCATTCTCGTACAGATTTCGATTTAAAAGCACATGAAAAATTTTCTGGTAAGAAATTACAGTATTTTGATCATGAAGAAAATAAAAGTTATGTGCCTTATGTTGTAGAAACTTCTATTGGTTTAGATAGAATGTTTTTAGCAGTTTTCTCTAACTCTTTAGTTGAAGAAGCATTAGAAAACGGAACAACACGTACGGTTTTAAAATTACCAGCAGTTTTAGCCCCTTTTAAAGCAGCAATTTTTCCATTGGTTAAAAAAGATGGATTACCAGAAGTTGCTCGCACAATTATGGATGATTTAAAATGGGATTTCAATGTTTTTTATGATGAAAAAGATGCTGTTGGAAAGCGTTATAGAAGACAAGATGCAGCAGGAACTCCTTTTTGTATTACAGTAGATCATGACACTTTAGAAGATAATTGTGTTACCATTAGACATAGAGATACAATGGAGCAAAAACGTGTAGCTATTTCTGATTTAAAAGATATTATTAAAGCAGAAGTTGATGTAAAAAATTGGTTACAAAAAATGTAA
- the pabB gene encoding aminodeoxychorismate synthase component I, with protein sequence MQRTIKTFSIDKINEFKSNLLTWSQQYETVIWLDSNQYNKSYSSFDCALAADEFTAIKTDYFNAFEKLKEYQTITKDYIFGYISYDVKNDIEQLTSKNFDGLGFADLYFFQPQKLVFIKGNSVEFQYLKMVDDEIENDFEVISKLSFHSEKKELKNKADLKIKLRIHKEEYHKKVTKVLEHIHRGDIYEANFCQEFYAENATINPLEVYQHLNEISEPPFATFLKMEHQYLLSASPERYIKKEGTKIISQPIKGTAKRLISTIDDDKIAFDLSRDEKERSENVMIVDLVRNDLSKIAKKGSVKVEELCKVYSFKQVHQLISTVVSEVEENTHPIDIIRETFPMGSMTGAPKFSAMKIIEELEETKRGLYSGTVGYFTPTGDFDFNVVIRSILYNEEKKYISYSVGGAITAKSTAEKEYEECLLKAKAMRHVLLNSK encoded by the coding sequence ATGCAAAGAACAATCAAAACTTTTTCTATTGATAAAATTAATGAATTTAAATCTAATTTATTAACATGGTCACAACAGTATGAAACAGTTATATGGCTAGATTCTAACCAATACAATAAAAGTTACTCTTCTTTTGACTGTGCTTTGGCAGCAGATGAATTTACCGCTATAAAAACAGATTATTTTAATGCTTTTGAGAAGTTAAAAGAATATCAGACAATTACAAAAGATTATATTTTTGGATATATTTCTTATGATGTAAAAAATGATATTGAACAACTTACTTCCAAAAATTTTGATGGTTTAGGTTTTGCTGATTTGTATTTCTTTCAACCACAAAAACTTGTTTTTATTAAAGGAAATTCTGTTGAATTTCAATACTTAAAAATGGTTGATGATGAAATTGAAAATGATTTTGAAGTTATTTCAAAGCTGTCTTTTCACTCAGAAAAAAAGGAATTAAAAAATAAAGCTGATCTTAAAATAAAACTCCGAATTCATAAAGAAGAATACCATAAAAAAGTAACTAAAGTATTAGAACATATTCATCGTGGAGATATTTATGAAGCTAATTTTTGTCAGGAATTTTATGCTGAAAATGCAACCATAAATCCGCTGGAAGTTTATCAACATTTAAATGAAATTTCAGAACCTCCTTTTGCTACATTTTTAAAAATGGAACATCAATATTTATTATCGGCATCGCCAGAAAGGTATATCAAAAAAGAAGGAACAAAAATTATTTCTCAGCCAATAAAAGGAACAGCAAAAAGATTAATAAGCACAATTGATGATGATAAAATTGCATTTGATTTGTCTCGCGATGAAAAAGAACGCTCAGAAAATGTAATGATTGTAGATTTGGTAAGAAATGATTTATCTAAAATTGCAAAAAAAGGAAGCGTAAAAGTGGAAGAACTATGCAAAGTTTATTCGTTTAAACAAGTGCATCAATTAATTTCTACAGTGGTTTCAGAAGTTGAAGAAAATACACATCCAATAGACATTATTAGAGAAACGTTTCCTATGGGAAGTATGACTGGTGCCCCAAAATTTTCTGCAATGAAAATAATTGAAGAACTAGAAGAAACCAAACGTGGTTTATATTCTGGAACTGTTGGGTACTTTACTCCTACTGGCGATTTTGACTTTAATGTTGTTATTAGAAGCATTTTATATAACGAAGAAAAAAAATACATTTCTTATTCCGTTGGAGGAGCAATTACAGCAAAATCTACCGCAGAAAAAGAATACGAAGAATGTTTGCTTAAAGCCAAAGCAATGAGACATGTTTTATTGAATTCAAAGTAA
- a CDS encoding alpha/beta hydrolase, with translation MTHKEFTFTIYKTDFYGQFWEAENTKAVVVLVHGMGEHSARYADFVVPNLLKNDFSVVAFDHFGHGKTSGKRGHNPSFDAVLESVSKVIEKAKTIFPNTPIFLYGHSMGGNAVLNYVLRKENSLQGVIATSPFLKLAFQPPAWKLGMGKLLQKIAPSITMGNELDPNDISRDKKEVEKYINDPLVHDKISPNFSLTFIDTGDWAIKNASSLKTPMLLLHGTGDKIIDYKGTEEFAKNTKKATLKLYEGGYHELHNDLCKEEFMAAIINWLNTKI, from the coding sequence ATGACACATAAAGAATTTACTTTTACTATTTATAAAACAGATTTTTATGGTCAATTTTGGGAAGCAGAAAACACAAAAGCTGTTGTAGTTTTAGTTCATGGAATGGGAGAACACTCTGCAAGATATGCAGATTTTGTTGTTCCAAATTTATTGAAAAATGATTTTAGCGTTGTTGCTTTTGATCATTTTGGACACGGGAAAACTTCTGGAAAGCGTGGTCATAACCCTAGTTTTGATGCCGTTTTAGAGAGTGTTTCTAAAGTAATTGAAAAAGCAAAAACTATTTTTCCTAATACACCTATTTTCTTGTATGGCCATTCTATGGGAGGAAATGCCGTTCTAAATTACGTACTTAGAAAAGAAAATTCTTTACAAGGAGTGATTGCAACAAGTCCGTTTTTAAAACTGGCTTTTCAGCCACCAGCTTGGAAATTAGGGATGGGAAAATTATTGCAGAAAATTGCACCCTCAATTACGATGGGTAATGAATTAGACCCTAATGATATTTCTAGGGATAAAAAAGAGGTTGAAAAATATATTAATGATCCATTAGTACATGATAAAATTAGTCCTAATTTTTCTTTAACATTTATTGATACTGGAGATTGGGCGATTAAAAATGCAAGTTCATTAAAAACACCAATGTTACTATTACATGGAACTGGTGATAAAATTATTGATTATAAAGGAACTGAAGAATTTGCCAAAAATACAAAAAAAGCGACTTTAAAATTATATGAGGGTGGTTATCATGAATTGCATAATGACTTGTGTAAAGAAGAGTTTATGGCAGCTATTATTAATTGGTTAAACACTAAAATATAA